Part of the Armatimonadota bacterium genome is shown below.
GGCTCTCCGATCTGATTTGCGATGCCGCCCGATGTGGCAACGGCGAACCCTTCCAAGCCGCCTATTCGGAAGTTCGGGCCGACCTAATGCATCAATTTCCGGCCATTCAGCCTTATCTGATCGCCCACATCGATTGCGATCCGACCGATGTTGAGATCGGCATGCAGTTTGCCGGGCGCCCGACCGACGCCGTGGAGGCGCTCTTTGCGCCCGAAAACTTGCAAGACGTGATCGATTCGGACGGAGGAGGCCTGATGAACCGCCTGATCCGTGCACGAAGCGGCCTGTTTCGATATGGCGACCACCTTCGATCTTTGACCGATGATTGAGAAGATCCAGTCGATTTGGAACGCAAGCTACGGCGAGTTGTTTCCGATCGACGAACGCCTCATCCGCCGCAATCTCTTAGAGTGCGAGGCGCCCGTCGATTGGGTTCAAGCTGACGGTTGCCTCGCTCTGTTGCGCCGTCCAAAGCCGTTGTGGCCGGAGCTTGACCAAAACACGTGCTGGATTGCGGCCTTTGCCGGCGATGCGGCGGCATTGGCGGCTGTAATCGATCAGGCGCGGGCACAGGGGTACAAGAAGCTTTCGTTCGGCGCCGACCCGTTTCACCTGTGGCCGGGCGTTCCGAAGGAGTATTCCGAGCTGATCCGGCTTTTGGAAGACCACGGATTTGAGATGGGAGGCGAGGCCTTCGACCTGAGCGCCGACCTGGGTCAGATCGCCTTGCCCAGCGTCGATCTGCCTTCTGGCTATCGTATTGCGATGCTGGACGAGCCGTCGCAGCTTCTTGACTTTTTAAGCACAGAATTCCCCGGCCGATGGCATTACGACACGGCCAATCGCCTGAAGCAAGAGACGTACGGCCTTGTGCTGTTATGGCGAGGCGATCGGGTGGTCGGTTTCAGTCATATCTTTGACGAGACGAGCGCCGACCTTGGTGGCAGCGTCTTTTGGCGGGCGGCGATGGGCCGGCATTGGGGCGGCTTGGGGCCGATCGGCATCGGTAAGAGCGAGCGCGGCAAGGGCTTGGGCATGGCGCTG
Proteins encoded:
- a CDS encoding GNAT family N-acetyltransferase, with product MIEKIQSIWNASYGELFPIDERLIRRNLLECEAPVDWVQADGCLALLRRPKPLWPELDQNTCWIAAFAGDAAALAAVIDQARAQGYKKLSFGADPFHLWPGVPKEYSELIRLLEDHGFEMGGEAFDLSADLGQIALPSVDLPSGYRIAMLDEPSQLLDFLSTEFPGRWHYDTANRLKQETYGLVLLWRGDRVVGFSHIFDETSADLGGSVFWRAAMGRHWGGLGPIGIGKSERGKGLGMALLIGALRVLQSHGARQCVIDWTDLANFYGKLGFKPWRTYLRAWKAL